Below is a window of Candidatus Methylomirabilota bacterium DNA.
TTGGCCTGGAACCCGATCGCCGGGTCGTAACGCGTCAGCTGGTACGAGCCGGATCCGGCCTCGTTGTTGGTGAGCCACGCCGCGCCCCAGTCGCCGTCCTTCTCGTGCTTCTTGAGCAGGGCGGAGTTGACCACGTGAATCTCGGGCACCACCGCCAGGAAGATGGCCGCGGGCTTGGCGAGCGTGAACTGGACGGTGTACTTGTCCAGCGCCTTGGTGGCGCCCGGGGCCAGCATGCCGCCGATCAGGGCGGCCGCGCCCTTCTTCATGGCCAGGATGCGCTCGGCGCTGTAGCGCACGTCCTCGGCGGTGATCTCGGTGCCGTCGTGGAACTTGGCGCCCTGGCGCAGCTTGAAGGTGTAGGTGAGCCCGTCCGGCGAGACGGTATGGCTCTCGGCCAGCCACGGCTCGAGCTTCGGCGGGTTGTCCTCCCACCGATAGAGCCCGTCGTAGAGGTTCAGGCGCACCGCCACCCGGCCGACGTCGAACGCGGCGTGCGGGTCGAGCGTGTCGTAGGGGCTCTCGTTCGCGAAGACGAACTTGGTCTGCGCGGTGGCCGGCGCGGCGAAGAGCGCCGTCAGCAACACCAGAACGACGGCGAGAGTTAGCCAGGGGCGGTGGGTCATGTGCAGCCTCCAGTTCGGAGTGTCAGGGCACCGACGATGTGGCGGGATTCTACAGCGCCACCACCGGCGTCGACAAGGGCCGCGCGACATCGAGCGACTTAGGCGGCGTAGCGGATGACCTCGAGCTCCGTTCCTCCGCCCACCTGGCGTAGGATCTGGTCGACGCGAGCGAGCACTGCGTCCTCGAGAAGATACTGTGGACAATTCGCGCATTGCAGGACAGGCAGCGCCTTGAGAATGACGATGCCCGGCTCCCGAACCTTGAAGGGCAGATCTGTCGTAATCGGGGACAGCCCAGCCCCGCACACCTCGCATCTCATTGGTGCCACCTCCTCGTCCTGAGATCGGCCTGCCAGTCTCCTGGGTTCGGCCGGTATGACGTGACGACGCGGACATTATCACCCTCGACGTCGGTTGCGAACAGCACATGGAATGCGTCCGTTCCGTGCCGCGCGAGAATCAGGTAGCTCGGGAGGTACTTGTCGTCCGGGTACGCCTCGACCAACTCGTAGGAGGCCACGGCCGCCAAAACGAGCTCGCGGGGAATGAATCGGCCGGCAAGCCGCATGTTCACGTGGTAGGTCCAGAGGATTCGTCCTCGACGGACGCGATCCTGGATGAATCCTACCGGATCGTCAGGGAGTCTCCGGTCAGATGGGGCCAGTCAACAATCTCCGTGCTCCACCGGCGGGCCGAAGTACCTCCCGCGGTGGAACATGCGCACCGCCCCGCGCGGCCGAGCCCGCAGCGCCGCGGTGGCCGCCGCGTCGATCTCTCCGCGCTCGTCGATGACCACGCCGTAGTCCTCCCGCGCGGCGCCGACCGAGACCACGCCGCCCAGCACGTCGCGGCGCACGCGGTCCAGCGCGCGGTCGAAGGGATGGCCCCAGCCGCCGCCCCCGCTGGTGGAGAGGCGCAGCACGTCGCCCCGGCGCAGCACGTTGCCGTCGGACATGGGCGCGAGCACGCGCTCGTCCGGCCGGCCGGGATTCACCACGCAGCGCCCGGGACGGCCGGCATGGCCACCGTTGACGCCGGCGGGCGGGAACAGGATGTTGTCCTGGCGGATGGCGACGACCGCCTCCTCGGCGGTCAGCTCGATCTCGCGGATCACGCCGGAGCCGCCGCGGAAGCGCCCCGGTCCGCCCGAGTCCTGGTGCAGCGCGTAGCGGCGCAGGCGCAGGGGGAAGACCATCTCCATGAACTCCGCCGGGTAGTTCTTCTGGGCCACGTAGTAGATGGCGTCGAGGCCGTCCGCGAACGGCCGCGCGCCGTAGCCGACCGCGACGCCGTCGCTGCAGAGGAAGAACTCGTTGCGGGCCCGGTCGAAGCCGCGGAGGAAGTAGATGTTGTAGACCGAGTTCGGCGCCGGCACGTCGCCGCCGGTGGCCAGCGCCAGCAGCGCGAGCACGCTCGACTGCACGCGGGCCAGCGTGTGCGCGCGGTTGCCGAGCGGGGCGGGCCAGTGCGGCTGCAGGATGCTGCCGGGCCGCACCAGCACCTCGTCGATGGCCTCCTGTGCGCCGTCGTTGAGCAGCACGGTGGGATGCCCCGAGAGCAGGTAGATGCCCACGATCAGCTTCGGCACGCTGGGATGCATGATGAAGTTGATCGGGCCGCGGGCCTGGTCGTCGCTGGCGCGCGTGTCCAGCGTGATGCGGCCGCCCTCCTTGGCGAGGCTCATCCGCACGTGGAACGAGCGGTCGCTCATGCCGTCGCCGTCCACCGCGTCCTCGGTCTCGTAGGTGCCGTCGGGGATCCGCGACTCCAGCGTCTTGCGGATCGTGTCGCGGCACTGCTGCTCGAACAGCGCCCACGCGGCCAGCACCGTCTCGGCCCCGAAGCGGTCGAACAGCTCGAGGACGCGGCGCTCGCCGAGCCGGCAGCCCGCGAGAACCGCGCGGATGTCGCCCCGCAGGATGTCGGGGAAGCGCGAGTTGCGGAGGAAGATGCGGAAGGCCTCGTCGTTCAGCACGCCCTCACGGTAGATGCGCACGGCGGGGACGATGATGCCCTCGTGGAAGATCTCCGTGGCGTCCGGGGAGATGCTGCCCGCCCGCATGCCGCCGATGTCCCAGAAATGGCCCCACGTCTGCGAGAAGGCAACGAGCTTGCCCCGGTGGAACACCGGCGCCGCGAAGACCATGTCCGGCGAGTGCGAGACGCCGCCGCGCGAGCCGTGGCAGTCGTTGTACCAGTAGAGGTCGCCGGGCCGCATCGTCTCCGGCGGGTACTGGTTGAAGATGATCTCGGTGAGGTTGCCGAACAGCGGCACCATCGTCCCGCACACCACGCGGCCCTGCGCGTCGAGGATGCCCGCGAAGTAGTCGTTCTTCTCGCGGATGAACGGCGACATCGCGGTGCGCTCGATCACCGCTTCCATGTGCATCTGCGCCGCGCGCAGGGCGCCGCGGATGATCTCGCGGGTCACGGGGTCGAGGACGGGGGCGGGGCGGCGGCGCGGGCTGCGATGCGGGCGTTTCATCGCGACCTACCCCTCACCCTGCCCTCGCCCCGGAGGGGAGAGGGAGAGGGGCCGCCCGGAGAGTGCGTGGGCTGAATGATCAGGTTGCCGATACGGTCGACCCGCGCCCGGTACCCCGGCGGCACCACCGTCGTGGTGTCGGGCTGCTCGACGATGGCCGGGCCCGTGACCACCGCGCCCGCGTTCAGCCGCTCGCGCTCGATGCAGGGGCACGGCGTCCATCCCGCGCCGGCGAAGTGGACGCGGCGCCGCGGCGGGCGCTGGGGGGCCGCACGGCGGCGGGGCAGGGGCGGCAGCGTGAAGCGGCGCACGCGCCCGGCCGCGGCCACCCGCAGCGTGACGATCTCGACCGGCGCGTCCGGCAATGCATAGGTGTAGAGCTGCCGGTGCCGGTCGTGGAATCGCGCGAGCAGCGCGTCCACCGCGAGCCCGCGCTCGGGCCACGGCACCGTGAGCTCGAAGCCCTGGTGGCGATAGCGCAGGTCGGCCAGGCGTGTGAGCCGGCGCGCAGACGCGGGCACGCCCTCCGCGGCCAGCCACGACCGGGCCTGACCCTCGAGCTCGGCGTATACGCCGGCGACCGCGTCCAGGTCGTAGTCGGGCGGCTTCTGCAGGCTCGTCCGCGCGTAGTCGTTGCGCACCTCGGTGCCGAGCAGGCCGAACGTCGACAGCACCCCGGGGTGGCGCGGCACGAGCACGGTGCCCATGCCGAGGAGGGCGGCCAGATCGGCGCCGTGCAGCGGGCCCGCGCCGCCGAACGGCACGAGCACGAAGTCGCGCGGGTCGTACCCGCGCTCGACCGAGACCAGCCGGAGCGCACCCACCATGTTGTTGTTGACGATGTCGAGGATGCCCTGCGCGGCCGCGGCAAGAGGCAGGCCCAGCGGCCGGGCCACGCGCTCCTCGATGGCGCGGCGCGCGCGCTCGACGTCGAGCGCGATCTCGCCGCCGAGCAGGTGCGCGGGAATGCGCCCGAGCACCAGGTGCGCGTCGGTGACGGTGGGCTCCTCGCCGCCCGCGCCGTAGCACACGGGCCCCGGCTGCGCGCCCGCGCTCTCGGGCCCGACGGTGAGCGTGCCGTCCTCGGTGACGCGCGCGATCGAGCCGCCGCCGGCCCCGATGGTGTGGATGTCGATCATCGGCACGTGCAGGGGCCAGGCCCCGACGCGGCCCTCCGTGGTGACCTCCGCCTCGCCTCCGCGGATGAGGCACACGTCGGCGCTGGTGCCCCCGACGTCGACCGAGATCAGGTCGGCGAAGCCGGCCGCCTCCCCGATGCGCCGCGCGCCGATCACGCCGGCGGCCGGTCCGGAGAGCGCGGTGTGGATGGCCTGCGTGCGGACCACGTCGGCGCCGATGACGCCGCCGTTGGACTTCATGATCGACAGCGGCGCGTCGATCCCGCGCGAGCGCAGCTCGCCGGCCAGCCGCGCGACGTAGCGCCCGACCAGCGGCTGCACGTAGGCGTTCAGCACGGTGCCCATCGACCGCTCGAACTCGCGGAACACCGGCAGCACCTCCGAGGAGAGCGATACCGCCGCGCCGGGGTGCTCCTCGAGCAGCCGCGCGCGGGCCCGCCGCTCGTGCCCGGGATCGGCGTAGCTGTGCAGGAAGCAGATCGCGATCGAATCCACGCCGGCCTCCCGCAGGCGACGGGCCGCCGCGCGCACCGCGGCCTCGTCGAGGGGCTCCAGCTCCGCGCCGTCCACCGCGATCCGCCCGCCGACCTCGAAGATCAGCTCGGGAGCGACCGGCCGTCGCGGCTTCACCCACGCGAACATGTTGGCCCGCCGCGGGATGTCGTGGCGGCCGATCTCGAGCACGTCGCGGAAGCCCGCGGTGGTGAGCAGCCCGATGGCCGCGCCCTTGCCCTCGAGGATCGCGTTGGTGGCGGTGGTGGTCCCGTGCAGGACGTGCCGTAACGCGGCGGCCTCGGTCGAGGCCAGTCGCAGCGCCTTGTCGATGCCGACGATGAATCCGGCCGACGGGTCCTGCGGCGTCGTCGGCGTCTTGGTGATCCAGAGGCGCCCGCTCGCCTCGTGCACGAGCGCGACGTCGGTGAAGGTGCCGCCGACGTCGAGGGCGATCGCGTAGCCCTTCGTATGCGGCGAGCGACGGGGCGTGACCGGCCGGGGTGTCACGGGCTCGGGCTCACAGGACGTTGCGCGGCTTGCCGATGGCACCCTCGGCGAAGCGCGAGAAGCGGAACGGGGCGATGTCCAGCGACGGCTTGCCGTCCACGATCAGCTCGGACACGAGGCGGCCGGCGATCGGCCCCATCGCGAAGCCGTGCCCGCTGAAGCCGGTGGCCAGCACGAGGCCGCGGAGGGCGGGGATGTCCCCGAGCACCGGCACCAGGTCCGGCGTGGCGTCGATGTAGCCGGCCCAGCTCCGCGCGATGCCGAGCGCGGGCAGCGAGGGCAGCATGCGCCCGAGCTCGACGAGGCTGCGCCGCACCTTCGTCCGGTTCGGCGAGGGCTCGATGCCGCGGTCCCAGACGAGCGGGCGCCGGCGCGCCGCGGAGCCGGGCAGCGCGGCGGCCAGGCTGGCCAGCAGCGGGCGGCCCACGTGGAAGCGGAACCGCTTCTTGTTCTTCCAGTAGTTCGGCAGGAAGAAGCGCAGCTGTCGCAGGGAATCGAGCGTGAGGTCGTGGTCCAGCGCGCCGCCGGCCGCGATGTTGAAGCTGCCGTCGCGACGCTGGCGAAACGCCACCCGCGGCCCCCAGACCGCGCACGCGGTGACGGCGGGCGCGGGCGTCGTGCGCGCCACCGTGCCGCGCACCCAGCGCTGCGGCAGG
It encodes the following:
- a CDS encoding FAD-binding oxidoreductase produces the protein MDREADVVVVGAGIVGCATAYSLARRGVRVAVVERGPVPGEQSRKNWGFVRQQGRDPDEMPLVMEANRLWRSLPRELGADIEWVQGGNLALADDAQGLARFEEWLPVAREFGLDTRLLRPRDLQAVVPGLAGTWAGGMHTPDDGHADPEKATDAFARAAVAQGASLHLDCAVQGLTTRGGAVASVVTEQGEIRASTVVCAAGAWSARLCRMLGVDLPQRWVRGTVARTTPAPAVTACAVWGPRVAFRQRRDGSFNIAAGGALDHDLTLDSLRQLRFFLPNYWKNKKRFRFHVGRPLLASLAAALPGSAARRRPLVWDRGIEPSPNRTKVRRSLVELGRMLPSLPALGIARSWAGYIDATPDLVPVLGDIPALRGLVLATGFSGHGFAMGPIAGRLVSELIVDGKPSLDIAPFRFSRFAEGAIGKPRNVL
- a CDS encoding hydantoinase/oxoprolinase family protein, with the protein product MTPRPVTPRRSPHTKGYAIALDVGGTFTDVALVHEASGRLWITKTPTTPQDPSAGFIVGIDKALRLASTEAAALRHVLHGTTTATNAILEGKGAAIGLLTTAGFRDVLEIGRHDIPRRANMFAWVKPRRPVAPELIFEVGGRIAVDGAELEPLDEAAVRAAARRLREAGVDSIAICFLHSYADPGHERRARARLLEEHPGAAVSLSSEVLPVFREFERSMGTVLNAYVQPLVGRYVARLAGELRSRGIDAPLSIMKSNGGVIGADVVRTQAIHTALSGPAAGVIGARRIGEAAGFADLISVDVGGTSADVCLIRGGEAEVTTEGRVGAWPLHVPMIDIHTIGAGGGSIARVTEDGTLTVGPESAGAQPGPVCYGAGGEEPTVTDAHLVLGRIPAHLLGGEIALDVERARRAIEERVARPLGLPLAAAAQGILDIVNNNMVGALRLVSVERGYDPRDFVLVPFGGAGPLHGADLAALLGMGTVLVPRHPGVLSTFGLLGTEVRNDYARTSLQKPPDYDLDAVAGVYAELEGQARSWLAAEGVPASARRLTRLADLRYRHQGFELTVPWPERGLAVDALLARFHDRHRQLYTYALPDAPVEIVTLRVAAAGRVRRFTLPPLPRRRAAPQRPPRRRVHFAGAGWTPCPCIERERLNAGAVVTGPAIVEQPDTTTVVPPGYRARVDRIGNLIIQPTHSPGGPSPSPLRGEGRVRGRSR
- a CDS encoding ABC transporter substrate-binding protein encodes the protein MTHRPWLTLAVVLVLLTALFAAPATAQTKFVFANESPYDTLDPHAAFDVGRVAVRLNLYDGLYRWEDNPPKLEPWLAESHTVSPDGLTYTFKLRQGAKFHDGTEITAEDVRYSAERILAMKKGAAALIGGMLAPGATKALDKYTVQFTLAKPAAIFLAVVPEIHVVNSALLKKHEKDGDWGAAWLTNNEAGSGSYQLTRYDPAIGFQA
- a CDS encoding DUF4258 domain-containing protein; this translates as MNMRLAGRFIPRELVLAAVASYELVEAYPDDKYLPSYLILARHGTDAFHVLFATDVEGDNVRVVTSYRPNPGDWQADLRTRRWHQ
- a CDS encoding YgiT-type zinc finger protein gives rise to the protein MRCEVCGAGLSPITTDLPFKVREPGIVILKALPVLQCANCPQYLLEDAVLARVDQILRQVGGGTELEVIRYAA
- a CDS encoding hydantoinase B/oxoprolinase family protein, coding for MKRPHRSPRRRPAPVLDPVTREIIRGALRAAQMHMEAVIERTAMSPFIREKNDYFAGILDAQGRVVCGTMVPLFGNLTEIIFNQYPPETMRPGDLYWYNDCHGSRGGVSHSPDMVFAAPVFHRGKLVAFSQTWGHFWDIGGMRAGSISPDATEIFHEGIIVPAVRIYREGVLNDEAFRIFLRNSRFPDILRGDIRAVLAGCRLGERRVLELFDRFGAETVLAAWALFEQQCRDTIRKTLESRIPDGTYETEDAVDGDGMSDRSFHVRMSLAKEGGRITLDTRASDDQARGPINFIMHPSVPKLIVGIYLLSGHPTVLLNDGAQEAIDEVLVRPGSILQPHWPAPLGNRAHTLARVQSSVLALLALATGGDVPAPNSVYNIYFLRGFDRARNEFFLCSDGVAVGYGARPFADGLDAIYYVAQKNYPAEFMEMVFPLRLRRYALHQDSGGPGRFRGGSGVIREIELTAEEAVVAIRQDNILFPPAGVNGGHAGRPGRCVVNPGRPDERVLAPMSDGNVLRRGDVLRLSTSGGGGWGHPFDRALDRVRRDVLGGVVSVGAAREDYGVVIDERGEIDAAATAALRARPRGAVRMFHRGRYFGPPVEHGDC